From Watersipora subatra chromosome 2, tzWatSuba1.1, whole genome shotgun sequence, one genomic window encodes:
- the LOC137388694 gene encoding ran guanine nucleotide release factor-like, translating to MEYEESEDDNQALRIYFKDLVDTNNADVDVNSLCNQPLELSSLSASHCKSCRLMKGIQSVGKFKDTARNTVEVHMALLRLPQFTSDILLTFNNPLHISAESSSSDANTSTSESDWTEDHFLQTVKSLTIVNNGLFG from the exons GATATACTTCAAAGATTTAGTCGACACAAATAATGCAGATGTGGATGTCAATAGTCTCTGTAACCAGCctctggagttgtcttctctgtcTGCCTCTCA TTGTAAGAGTTGTCGGCTCATGAAAGGCATACAATCAGTGGGCAAGTTCAAGGACACTGCCAGAAACACAGTAGAAGTTCATATGGCCCTTCTTAGACTCCCCCAGTTTACATCTGATATTCTCCTTACCTTCAATAATCCTCTTCATATCAG TGCAGAGAGCAGCAGCAGCGATGCCAATACTTCTACTAGTGAGTCTGACTGGACAGAGGATCACTTTCTACAGACTGTCAAATCCCTCACTATTGTAAATAATggcttgtttggttga
- the LOC137387058 gene encoding piggyBac transposable element-derived protein 4-like yields MKVKKKIDRVNLMTKKYISVISTMHKNLDVVDTGKVNYKGDKVCKPAAVLDYNRYMGGVDKSDQNLHYYNAARKTMKWYKKLFFHLLDICVYNAAIVYRIRSGCKITDLEFRQKLIEHIFEYTGSCRKNTVPRASTSSAHRLVLNSPGKGKRAKYRICRRCPKRADDNTRKRDETRFECQACGVPLCKTCFEPYHAR; encoded by the exons atgaaagtgaaaaagaagatcgacagagtgaatctgatgacgaaa aaatatatttctgtaatttcaactatgcataaaaacttggatgtcgtagatacaggcaaagtaaactataaaggggataaagtttgcaaaccagctgctGTTTTGGATTACAACCGATACATGGGAGGAGTtgacaaatctgatcaaaatttgcattattataacgctgcgcgtaaaaccatgaaatggtacaaaaaactattttttcatttattagatatttgtgtgtacAATGCAGCCATAGTTTATAGAATCCGTAGcggttgtaaaataactgacttagagtttcgacagaaattaattgaacatatatttgaatacactggatcttgCCGCAAAAACACTGTTCCccgcgcttcaacttcttccgCTCATCGATTAGTGCTAAATAGTCCAGGAAAAGGTAAACGAGCTAAATATAGAATTTGTAGGCGCTGCCCAAAGCGAGCTGATGACAACACCCGTAAGCGAGATGAAACTAGATTTGAATGCCAAGCATGTGGAGTACCTTTGTGCAAAACCTGTTTTGAGCCTTACCATGCtagataa